Proteins encoded by one window of Pseudonocardia alni:
- a CDS encoding class F sortase has protein sequence MTAPHPSRVRRPLALLSALLLAVAGVVVLVSALTAGGPPEPVAAAAGPVGPAVVGTAPAGARPVGEVLPPSPPRSISIPSIGVESVVDQSGLAPDGTLEVPAPGPGYDRASWYRGSSAPGFRGPSVILGHVDSAAEGPSVFYDLGRMRPGEDITVTRADGIAATFRVDEVRSFPKNAFPTESVYGDADRAELRLITCGGSFDSSARSYRDNTVVFAHLVGSSRG, from the coding sequence ATGACCGCACCACACCCGTCCCGCGTCCGGCGGCCGCTCGCTCTGCTGAGCGCGCTGCTGCTGGCCGTCGCGGGTGTGGTCGTACTGGTGTCGGCGCTGACCGCGGGCGGCCCCCCGGAGCCGGTGGCCGCGGCCGCCGGCCCAGTGGGACCGGCCGTGGTGGGCACCGCGCCCGCGGGGGCCCGGCCGGTGGGGGAGGTGCTCCCGCCCTCTCCGCCCCGGTCGATCTCGATCCCGTCGATCGGGGTCGAGTCGGTCGTCGACCAGTCCGGTCTCGCGCCGGACGGCACCCTCGAGGTCCCGGCCCCGGGCCCCGGCTACGACCGGGCGTCCTGGTACCGCGGGTCGTCGGCACCGGGCTTCCGCGGCCCGTCGGTCATCCTCGGCCACGTCGACTCGGCCGCCGAGGGACCATCGGTGTTCTACGACCTCGGCCGGATGCGTCCGGGCGAGGACATCACCGTCACACGGGCCGACGGAATTGCCGCGACATTCCGTGTCGACGAGGTCCGGTCGTTTCCCAAGAATGCGTTTCCGACCGAATCCGTCTACGGCGACGCCGACCGCGCGGAACTGCGCCTGATCACCTGTGGCGGATCTTTCGACTCGAGCGCACGGAGTTATCGGGACAACACCGTGGTGTTCGCCCATCTCGTCGGCAGCAGCCGCGGCTGA
- a CDS encoding Ldh family oxidoreductase has translation MLRFPADTIRAQIAGVLTAWGMAPEQVVTTAAVMTHTDLSGIDSHGISMLMSYEELWRSGRLRLDAQPEVVRRTAAMALVDAQGGLGHPAAVAAMELAIGMARAAGVGVVSVRNSHHFGAAGYYAAMAAEAGLIGLVTTSAKVVSVVPTGGALPRLTTNPIAFAAPARRNPPFVLDMSTSTVAANKVKVFDLLGRPVPQGWVTDEAGDPVTDPAAAMAYLHEHLYGGLTPLGGDGATGGHKGYGLAVMVQILSAALSGADLAARRPPGAPEDIGHFLLALDPSVLRPDGGYLDDVDELLDTLRETPPVDAEAPVVVAGDPERRHREERAEHGVPLPGSLLRKLEAVCERARVPFLLDASRSADGGTTTS, from the coding sequence ATGCTCCGTTTCCCTGCGGACACCATCAGGGCCCAGATCGCCGGCGTGCTGACGGCGTGGGGGATGGCACCGGAGCAGGTCGTGACCACGGCCGCGGTGATGACCCACACCGACCTGTCCGGGATCGACTCGCACGGGATATCGATGCTGATGTCCTACGAGGAGCTGTGGCGCTCGGGACGGCTGCGGCTCGACGCGCAGCCGGAGGTCGTCCGCCGGACCGCCGCGATGGCGTTGGTCGACGCGCAGGGGGGACTCGGTCACCCGGCCGCCGTCGCCGCGATGGAGCTGGCGATCGGGATGGCCCGCGCGGCCGGTGTCGGGGTGGTGTCGGTGCGCAACTCCCACCACTTCGGCGCGGCCGGCTACTACGCCGCGATGGCGGCCGAGGCCGGGCTGATCGGCCTGGTCACGACGTCGGCGAAGGTGGTGAGCGTCGTACCGACCGGTGGTGCGCTCCCGCGCCTGACCACCAACCCGATCGCGTTCGCCGCGCCCGCGCGGCGCAACCCGCCGTTCGTACTGGACATGTCGACCAGCACGGTCGCCGCGAACAAGGTCAAGGTCTTCGACCTGCTCGGCCGGCCGGTGCCGCAGGGCTGGGTGACCGACGAGGCGGGGGACCCGGTCACCGATCCGGCGGCCGCGATGGCCTACCTCCACGAGCACCTGTACGGCGGGCTCACCCCGTTGGGGGGCGACGGTGCGACCGGCGGCCACAAGGGGTACGGCCTGGCGGTCATGGTCCAGATCCTGAGCGCCGCGCTGTCGGGCGCCGATCTCGCCGCGCGTCGGCCGCCCGGGGCCCCGGAGGACATCGGGCACTTCCTCCTCGCTCTCGACCCGTCCGTCCTGCGCCCCGACGGGGGATACCTCGACGACGTCGACGAGCTGCTCGACACCCTGCGCGAGACGCCGCCCGTGGACGCCGAGGCGCCCGTCGTGGTCGCCGGCGATCCCGAACGTCGGCACCGCGAGGAACGGGCCGAACACGGCGTTCCCCTGCCCGGCAGCCTGCTCCGGAAGCTCGAGGCCGTCTGCGAGCGGGCCCGGGTCCCCTTCCTGCTCGACGCCTCCCGCTCGGCGGACGGGGGCACCACCACCTCGTGA
- a CDS encoding MFS transporter has protein sequence MTTTPAPVPLRRVAAASCAGTTIEFYDFFIYGTAAALVFPKVFFPALGSTAGTVASFATFAVAFFARPVGAIVFGHYGDRIGRKKTLISTLLLMGIATVLIGLLPGAETIGVAAPLILVFLRFCQGFAVGGEWAGATLLTAEYAPKEKRGLYGVFPQLGPAIAFALSSGTFLVTGLVMGDTDDAFLTYGWRIPFLLSILLVGVGLWVRLSIEETPAFAEARRRAAAEAAALDRSKRLPFLEAVRAQPREVLLSAGALSMLFAFFYMGTAYLTAYGTNPQGAALDRPVVLGIGIAAAVVFGLAIVVAGMLSDRFGRRAVIRTSCVAGIVWALALFPLLDTGSATAFAIGLCGTLVIFAVAYGPAGSYLPELFSARHRYTGAGLGYNLAGVLGGAIPPLVAPGLAAAYGSIAIGVMLSLIGVISLVCVSLLHETRNVALEHERPATAPTTV, from the coding sequence ATGACCACCACCCCCGCACCGGTCCCCCTGAGAAGGGTGGCCGCGGCCAGCTGCGCGGGCACCACCATCGAGTTCTACGACTTCTTCATCTACGGGACGGCCGCGGCGCTGGTGTTCCCGAAGGTCTTCTTCCCGGCCCTGGGCTCCACCGCGGGCACCGTCGCCTCCTTCGCGACGTTCGCGGTGGCGTTCTTCGCCCGCCCGGTCGGCGCGATCGTGTTCGGCCACTACGGCGACCGGATCGGCCGGAAGAAGACCCTGATCTCGACGCTCCTGCTGATGGGCATCGCGACCGTCCTGATCGGACTGCTCCCGGGCGCGGAGACGATCGGCGTCGCGGCCCCGCTGATCCTGGTCTTCCTGCGGTTCTGCCAGGGCTTCGCCGTCGGCGGCGAGTGGGCGGGTGCGACCCTGCTGACCGCGGAGTACGCGCCGAAGGAGAAGCGCGGCCTGTACGGGGTGTTCCCCCAGCTCGGCCCGGCCATCGCGTTCGCGCTGTCCTCGGGCACCTTCCTGGTCACCGGTCTGGTCATGGGTGACACCGACGACGCGTTCCTGACCTACGGCTGGCGGATCCCGTTCCTGCTGTCGATCCTGCTCGTCGGCGTCGGGCTGTGGGTGCGGCTCTCGATCGAGGAGACCCCCGCGTTCGCCGAGGCCCGGCGGCGCGCGGCTGCGGAGGCGGCCGCGCTCGACCGCTCGAAGCGGCTGCCCTTCCTGGAGGCCGTCCGGGCGCAGCCGCGTGAGGTCCTGCTGTCGGCCGGTGCGCTGTCGATGCTGTTCGCGTTCTTCTACATGGGCACGGCCTACCTGACCGCCTACGGCACGAACCCGCAGGGTGCGGCCCTGGACCGCCCGGTGGTGCTGGGCATCGGCATCGCCGCGGCCGTCGTGTTCGGGCTCGCGATCGTCGTCGCCGGGATGCTGTCGGACCGGTTCGGGCGTCGCGCGGTCATCCGGACGTCCTGCGTCGCCGGGATCGTCTGGGCGCTGGCGCTGTTCCCGCTGCTCGACACCGGCAGTGCCACCGCGTTCGCGATCGGCCTCTGCGGGACCTTGGTGATCTTCGCGGTCGCCTACGGCCCGGCGGGCTCCTACCTGCCCGAGCTGTTCTCGGCCCGGCACCGCTACACCGGCGCCGGGCTCGGCTACAACCTCGCCGGCGTCCTCGGCGGGGCGATCCCGCCGCTGGTCGCGCCCGGTCTGGCCGCGGCGTACGGCTCGATCGCGATCGGCGTGATGCTCTCGCTGATCGGCGTGATCTCCCTGGTCTGCGTGTCGCTGCTGCACGAGACCCGCAACGTCGCGCTCGAGCACGAGCGCCCCGCGACCGCCCCGACGACGGTCTGA
- a CDS encoding AMP-binding protein, whose protein sequence is MANHDIYRDARDRLVALHGEHEKAVADFTWPQFDGAFQWAHDWFDVIADGESRTALRIVEEDGAEGAWTFDELRRRSNQVARWLASHGVGRGDSVLVMLGNRVELWESMLAVMKLGAVIMPTTTALGAVDLPDRLERGGARFVIADASCTGKFDGLLDGLTAVSVGGSAEGWLDLADSRDVDDAPVEHPGTTADDRLLLYFTSGTTSRPKLVEHTQTSYPVGHLSTMYWLGITPGDVHLNISSPGWAKHAWSCFFAPWIAGATIFLYNYTRFDAASLLGQIRDKGVTTFCAPPTVWRMLIKADLSGGPGSLREVIAAGEPLNPEIIEQVRAQWGLTLRDGFGQTETTASVGNTPGSAVKPGSMGRPLPGVPVVLVDELTGEVSGTEGEICIDLSRRPTSLMAGYLDMPEKTADAMAGGFYHTGDTATRDEDGYLFYVGRTDDVFKASDYKISPFELESVLVEHPAVLEAAVVPQPDPVRLAVPKAYVALAPGHEPTRETAAAIFAHTRDHLAPYLRVRRIEFSELPKTISGKIRRVELRARERDEAGAAAGGEWRYEDFPELKG, encoded by the coding sequence ATGGCCAACCACGACATCTACCGCGACGCCCGTGACCGGCTCGTCGCGCTGCACGGCGAGCACGAGAAGGCCGTCGCCGACTTCACCTGGCCGCAGTTCGACGGCGCGTTCCAGTGGGCGCACGACTGGTTCGACGTGATCGCCGACGGCGAGTCGCGGACCGCGCTGCGCATCGTCGAGGAGGACGGTGCCGAGGGTGCCTGGACCTTCGACGAGCTGCGCCGCCGCTCCAACCAGGTGGCCCGCTGGCTCGCCTCGCACGGCGTCGGGCGCGGGGACAGCGTGCTGGTCATGCTCGGCAACCGCGTCGAGCTGTGGGAGTCGATGCTCGCGGTGATGAAGCTCGGCGCGGTGATCATGCCGACGACCACCGCGCTCGGCGCCGTCGACCTGCCGGACCGGCTGGAGCGCGGGGGAGCGCGGTTCGTGATCGCCGACGCGTCCTGCACGGGCAAGTTCGACGGCCTGCTCGACGGGCTCACCGCGGTCTCGGTCGGCGGGTCCGCCGAGGGCTGGCTGGACCTCGCCGACTCCCGCGACGTCGACGACGCCCCGGTCGAGCACCCGGGCACCACCGCCGACGACCGGCTCCTGCTGTACTTCACCTCCGGCACCACCAGCCGGCCGAAGCTGGTCGAGCACACCCAGACGTCGTACCCGGTCGGGCACCTGTCCACCATGTACTGGCTGGGCATCACCCCGGGCGACGTGCACCTCAACATCAGCTCGCCGGGCTGGGCCAAGCACGCGTGGAGCTGCTTCTTCGCGCCGTGGATCGCCGGGGCGACGATCTTCCTCTACAACTACACCCGCTTCGACGCGGCGTCGCTGCTCGGCCAGATCCGGGACAAGGGCGTCACCACGTTCTGCGCTCCGCCGACGGTCTGGCGGATGCTGATCAAGGCCGACCTGTCCGGCGGACCCGGCTCGCTGCGCGAGGTCATCGCGGCGGGCGAGCCGCTCAACCCGGAGATCATCGAGCAGGTCCGGGCGCAGTGGGGCCTGACCCTGCGCGACGGGTTCGGCCAGACCGAGACGACGGCGTCGGTGGGCAACACGCCCGGCTCCGCGGTGAAGCCCGGGTCGATGGGGCGTCCGCTGCCCGGTGTCCCGGTGGTGCTGGTCGACGAGCTCACCGGCGAGGTCTCCGGGACCGAGGGCGAGATCTGCATCGACCTGTCCCGGCGGCCCACCAGCCTGATGGCCGGGTACCTGGACATGCCGGAGAAGACCGCCGACGCCATGGCGGGCGGCTTCTACCACACCGGTGACACCGCAACCCGCGACGAGGACGGCTACCTGTTCTACGTCGGCCGCACCGACGACGTGTTCAAGGCCAGCGACTACAAGATCTCGCCGTTCGAGCTGGAGAGCGTGCTCGTCGAGCACCCGGCGGTGCTGGAGGCGGCCGTGGTGCCCCAGCCCGACCCGGTCCGGCTCGCCGTGCCGAAGGCCTACGTCGCGCTCGCCCCCGGCCACGAACCGACCCGGGAGACCGCGGCCGCGATCTTCGCCCACACCCGGGACCACCTGGCGCCCTACCTCCGGGTGCGGCGCATCGAGTTCTCCGAGCTGCCGAAGACGATCTCGGGCAAGATCCGGCGGGTGGAGCTGCGGGCCCGCGAGCGCGACGAGGCCGGGGCGGCCGCGGGCGGGGAGTGGCGCTACGAGGACTTCCCGGAGCTGAAGGGCTGA
- a CDS encoding IclR family transcriptional regulator — protein MDKSSTMRSLERAIDVLEVLDEARQPLRLTEIARRAGLPVPTAQRILAVLESRDRVERSGAGYRPGVALTFGAHAYLTTNPLLLVASPVLIDLAVETGLTASLFREYDDTRVVLTRAHAQRRLRYELPVGARLPLHLGAGKALLAQRSAEDARALLESLGETAEYPAPDVEAVLADLARTRELGYSVAYNERAPGVASVAAAIPLHGDVRAAVQVAGYAEDVPEARTAALGLEVQRAALAIGRAVPTG, from the coding sequence ATGGACAAGAGCTCGACGATGCGGTCCCTGGAACGGGCCATCGACGTCCTCGAGGTGCTCGACGAGGCGCGTCAACCGCTGCGGCTCACCGAGATCGCGCGGCGCGCAGGACTGCCGGTGCCCACCGCGCAGCGCATCCTGGCGGTGCTCGAGTCGCGGGACCGGGTCGAGCGCAGCGGTGCCGGCTACCGTCCCGGCGTCGCCCTCACCTTCGGTGCGCACGCCTACCTGACGACCAACCCGCTGCTGCTCGTCGCGAGTCCGGTCCTCATCGACCTGGCGGTCGAGACGGGGCTGACCGCGTCGCTGTTCCGGGAGTACGACGACACCCGCGTCGTCCTGACCCGGGCGCACGCGCAGCGCAGGCTCCGGTACGAGCTGCCGGTCGGGGCCCGGCTGCCGTTGCACCTCGGCGCCGGCAAGGCGCTGCTGGCCCAGCGGAGCGCGGAGGACGCCCGCGCGCTGCTGGAGAGCCTCGGCGAGACCGCCGAGTACCCGGCACCCGACGTCGAGGCGGTGCTGGCCGACCTCGCCCGCACCCGCGAACTCGGCTACTCGGTGGCCTACAACGAGCGGGCCCCCGGGGTCGCCAGCGTCGCCGCGGCGATCCCGCTGCACGGCGACGTCCGGGCCGCCGTCCAAGTGGCGGGCTACGCCGAGGACGTCCCCGAGGCCCGCACGGCCGCGCTCGGCCTCGAGGTGCAGCGCGCCGCGCTGGCCATCGGCCGCGCGGTCCCCACCGGCTGA
- a CDS encoding helix-turn-helix transcriptional regulator, whose amino-acid sequence MQDDDAVARALDRVMPRRLHELSATTGLPVVFGGTTRTVGDEQQLSINQLIGTFGDSLRLLSVLTGRGLGGAAMARRIPCRVSDYASTPGITHDYDHVVVEHERLASILAYPIVVRGAVRGVMYGAMREHRPIGDVAVRNAGIVAATIARDATTLLDQHAPPAVAFPAAADAGSRTDALLELAALIESTGDPELRERLRRIHAGLAGVRPTAGRTVGETPALSPREIEALRHVAVGATNAEIAAQLGITVGTVKAYLHSAMRKLDTQNRARAVIAARAAGLI is encoded by the coding sequence GTGCAGGACGACGACGCAGTCGCGCGGGCCCTGGACCGGGTCATGCCCCGGCGTCTGCACGAACTCAGCGCGACGACCGGCCTGCCCGTCGTCTTCGGCGGGACCACCCGGACGGTGGGCGACGAACAGCAGCTCTCGATCAACCAGCTGATCGGCACCTTCGGCGACTCGCTGCGGCTGCTCAGCGTCCTGACCGGACGCGGACTCGGCGGTGCCGCGATGGCCCGCCGGATCCCGTGCCGGGTGAGCGACTACGCCTCGACCCCCGGGATCACCCACGACTACGACCACGTCGTCGTGGAGCACGAGCGGCTCGCGTCGATCCTGGCGTACCCGATCGTCGTCCGCGGCGCGGTCCGCGGGGTGATGTACGGGGCGATGCGCGAGCACCGGCCGATCGGCGACGTCGCGGTCCGCAACGCCGGCATCGTGGCCGCCACCATCGCCCGGGACGCCACGACCCTGCTCGACCAGCACGCTCCCCCGGCCGTTGCGTTCCCGGCCGCGGCGGACGCCGGGAGCCGGACCGACGCACTGCTCGAGCTCGCTGCGCTGATCGAGAGCACCGGTGACCCGGAGCTGCGCGAGCGGCTGCGCCGGATCCACGCCGGCCTCGCCGGGGTGCGCCCGACCGCGGGCCGGACGGTCGGGGAGACGCCCGCCCTCTCCCCGCGGGAGATCGAGGCGCTGCGGCACGTCGCGGTGGGCGCGACCAACGCCGAGATCGCCGCGCAGCTCGGGATCACCGTGGGAACGGTCAAGGCCTACCTGCACAGCGCGATGCGCAAGCTCGACACCCAGAACCGGGCGCGGGCGGTCATCGCGGCCCGCGCGGCGGGCCTGATCTGA